A segment of the Pedobacter faecalis genome:
CGTTTGTTTAATTCGTCCCTTATTCTCGCAGCCTTTTCATAGGCTTCTTCTGCAATTGCTTCCTGAAGTTTTTGCTGAAGTTCTTCTGTAGTCAGCGATTTGTATCCGGAACCAGGTATAGAGGTTGTGATATCTTCTGTGCCTTCTTCTTTCGGGATGTTGTCCATATTTTCCAGAAAAAGCAGGTCATTGCCCTCTATCACAATACCCGCCGAAGAGAGGATGAATTCGTAGGTGTAAATCGCCGCATTGAAACGCACTGCCAATGCAATGGCATCAGAAGTCCTGGCGTCAATTTCCTGGGTTACGTTTCCGTCCGTGCAAATGAGTTTTGCGAAGAACACGCCCTCCACCAGATTATAAATAAGTACTTCCTGGATCTGTATGTTATAGGTTTGCGCGAAGGTCTTGAACAGATCGTGCGTAAGCGGCCGGCTAGGCGTCATCTTTTCAATTTCTATGGCAATGGCCTGGGCCTCAAATGCACCAATAATAATAGGAAGCCTGCGCCTGCCGTTTACTTCGCCAAGAACAAGAGCATAGGCGCCCGACTGCGTTTGGCTGTAAGATAATCCGACGATGTCTAATTTTACTTTTTTCATTAAGATTTATATGCCTTTAACGCCTCTATTAATTTTGGCACAACCTCAAAGGCATCGCCCACTATACCGTAGTCGGCCACCTTGAAAAACGGTGCTTCAGGGTCTTTATTAATTACAACGATTACTTTTGACGAACTGACACCCGCGAGATGCTGGATGGCTCCGGAAATGCCGATCGCAATGTACAGGTTAGGGCTGATCGCAATACCCGTTTGTCCAACGTGCTCGGAATGTGGTCTCCAGTCTGCATCAGACACCGGTTTGGAGCAAGCTGTAGCAGCCCCCAGAAGTCCAGCCAGCTCTTCAATCATACCCCAATTTTCCGGCCCCTTTAACCCGCGGCCGCCAGATACCACAATCTCCGCATCAGGTAGGGAAACCTTATCGGTGGCCCGAATGATTTCTTTAACGACGGTGCCCAGGTCTGTCGCTTTCACGTCAGCCTCAAAGTCCTCAATCGAAACATCAGCAGCCGATTCCCTTACTCCAAATGCATTGGGATTCAAAGCGATCACTTTGATCTCAGAAAGAAGTTCTGTCGTAGCAAAGGCTTTACCTGAAAATGCGTTTTTCTTCACCAGGAATTTTCCGTTATCAGTACGCGGAAGCTCGATTGCACCGTCTACAAGTCCGGCTTTCAATTTAACCGCCACGCGAGGGGCGAGGCCTCTACCGGAAAATGAGTTCGAAA
Coding sequences within it:
- a CDS encoding bifunctional nuclease family protein, translated to MKKVKLDIVGLSYSQTQSGAYALVLGEVNGRRRLPIIIGAFEAQAIAIEIEKMTPSRPLTHDLFKTFAQTYNIQIQEVLIYNLVEGVFFAKLICTDGNVTQEIDARTSDAIALAVRFNAAIYTYEFILSSAGIVIEGNDLLFLENMDNIPKEEGTEDITTSIPGSGYKSLTTEELQQKLQEAIAEEAYEKAARIRDELNKRNQA
- a CDS encoding electron transfer flavoprotein subunit alpha/FixB family protein — its product is MSVLVYAEHVDGKFKKSVFEAVSYAKAIADDQNTQVTALSIGNVDENELKALGSYGASKVLRVSNQQLHSFVNQAYASIISEAAKAENANIVILSNSFSGRGLAPRVAVKLKAGLVDGAIELPRTDNGKFLVKKNAFSGKAFATTELLSEIKVIALNPNAFGVRESAADVSIEDFEADVKATDLGTVVKEIIRATDKVSLPDAEIVVSGGRGLKGPENWGMIEELAGLLGAATACSKPVSDADWRPHSEHVGQTGIAISPNLYIAIGISGAIQHLAGVSSSKVIVVINKDPEAPFFKVADYGIVGDAFEVVPKLIEALKAYKS